Genomic segment of Pogona vitticeps strain Pit_001003342236 chromosome 15, PviZW2.1, whole genome shotgun sequence:
AAAAGACTCCCACAAGATTATCAATATCTCCCTAAAAACCCTAGAGCAACTAAATTAAATGCAAAATGCCATTGAATAAAAACGTTATTTGCCTAACCGTGGAAATGCAAGAATAAGGGATCAAGTCTATCCCTCCTTAAGAGTTCCAATTTTAAACAAAGTTACTCTAAAAACCAAGCAAACACTCTTAACAATACCAACAAATCTGACAAGTGGTGGCACTGAAATCATTCCCCTAACTAAGAAAGAGCAATAATAACAATCTAAAATCAGTTTAGAATTGAGGTTAAGACTTAGCATTTTAAAATGGATGGGTGAACAACTTTTGGCACGGGGAAGAAAGCAAAAGTCACTGCACCAGTCTTGTTTCCAAGGGTATCCCTAAGACAGAGGGTCAACACAGAAAAGGCCCTGCTGGTTTGGTAAGTGTGTAAGATGGCCCTTTCTGAAGAGTCTTCCCTGAAGACTTTAACTCACAGGCAGTATAATATAAGGAGGTGCCATTCTTTCAGATATTTCAGCGGGGAGAAGTCATACAGAGTTTTTAACGATGATAACCAGCATCATGGGTCAGGCTCCCTAGCAAATGTGAAGTTCCATATACAATGTGTTACTGCAATCCAAGCGGGAAGTTACCTGTTGTGTTCAAGATGGTAGTGATGAGTCTACATGGAGGCAAAAGGATGTACCACCTTCCTCCAAAGAGTGTTGGAGCCCCTCTGAAGTCTTCTATACCTCTTGTTCAAGGCTTTCCAGGCTCCACCCCTTCCCAGACAATGGGACAGGCCTTGAAGACAAGCTAGCTCTTCCTCCCTTCAACAGCTGAGGCCTGGCGTGCATGCTCACATTGCTTCACAGTTCTAGGGATCGTTAAGCATTTCAAAGAGACGCATGCTAAAGCGAAGCTATGCTTAGGGGTTGCCACTCCTGCTGGTCTGGGTGTTCAGGACTCGGGCATAGAAGTTTCAGGTCTTGAAGCTACGGGGCCTGAGGCTCTCCAGTGTTGCTCTGACTTGGTGTACCTTCTGCCGACAATGATTATTCCTCAGTCTCTGTGCAAGCCACCATTGGGGTTCTGACACTATCTGCATACAGATCTCTGTATCAGGGCTACGACTGTACAGGAAACCTTGTTAGAGTGAATCGCCAATGCCGTCATTCTTTAAGTTCTGGCACTGTTAATGGGATgttaaatcctttttttttaaagtacagaatGGGCAAATGATGGTCTTCCTGTCTGCAAGCTTCAAATGCACAAATAAGAACCAGACACCAGCCGGCCGGTGCGCAGGATCAATTCACGCGAGGCAGCCAGTGGTGGAACCaggaaaaggaaataaagggGTGAAGCACATTGGAGACAAAATAGATTTCTAATACAGTGAGAAGCTTCATCCCACATATTAGATTTTGGGAGAACAGAAATTGTGGCGCCTTTGAAGTTAGCCACCCTCTTCTAAAGTTTGAGTGTTTTAATTCTGTGTTTTAAATGGTTTGATTTTACATAAAGCTCTTCAACCCATCCTGAGATCCTGTGACGTAGAGCGGCCTATACACGTTTTAAAtcacagagctgaaagggaccctgtgaatccttcgagtccagctcctgtcaaagaggcacccctggggaactgaactcccaaccactggctttgcatccagagacctaaaccactgaactataaataaaatataaataacaaaaattaaaccATCCTGTTTTTTCATGATCACAGTaattatgtaataataataatatgctgttgGGGCAATtatgacttagggcaacccttccCAGTGTTTGCTGGGAAGAAGGGCGTGTTttatcgttcccttcttctggaggtgccctgggactgtgcagttcgcccaaggccacccaggctggctcgacttggggagggaatcaaactcccaacctctggttctgcaggaaGAAGGTTAACTCatggaactatccagccagctattaccAGGGCAGGATTTTAAATTTAAGTAAGACCCCACAGGGGCTTTGTAGAGTCCAGCAGATCACGAAGCTGaaggcccccccacccccctttcaGCAATTATGAGTGAAGAGGAAGATGCTccggttggggggggaggaacaacGCAAATAAACGGAAGCCATTCCAAAGAGGCTCACTGGAGCTCTGGCAACAGGGCTGGTGCTTGGGAGTGGCTGGTGCAGCCGGTCCCCTTTGCTGTCAGAATTGTGATAAAAGAGAACGCAGAGTACAGATTCGACAACTCAATAAGAGGCGCACGCAAGGAAGACAAGAGATGACGAGGCCGTgtcctctgttcttttctccttcctccgtTTGAAGAACGATCGCTTAAGGTTGGGGCGTAtaattctttttcccccccccgCTATGAGAGGTTTCGCATCAGAGAGAAATCCAGGGTGTTGTGCTGGTGCCGGCCCTCCTCTTCTGTCGCCGTGTCTCAGGGCCTAATCCATCTTTCTCTTCATTCTTTTATTTCAGATTATTTTACCGACCCAGAACTCCCCAGGAAGATCCAGCAGGAAATGATGGAGAACCTCAACCAGGCCCTCTGACAGTCCTGTCACCCCATCGGCCCCTGGCTATCAGCAGACACAAGCACGTCTTGACACTTGCTCTCTCCATTTCGGCTTCTTGTCGTAACAAACATGGCTTTCCCACCCCACAGGGGTTCGCAGCCCTTTGCTTCGTCATGCTTCTCAGGACCCACTTCTTCTTTCGCATTTCTTCTCTGCTGTTCTTCTCCTAGCAACTAAGGCTGACAATAAAGCTGAACTTTGGGGAGAAAACAGATGAACTGTAGCTGTACATTTGTGCTGATAAATATCTACTCAGGGAAGAACCATGTTGCCCAtggggccttttaaaaaaaggtgcagAGTAGCTAGAAACCAACTAAGACCCACACACCCTTACTTACAGTAGGTGTTAAAAATCGCATGGATCTCAACAGAAATTACATCTGAGTCCACATGTGCAGGGCTGCCTTGGGACTTGATCAAGACAACTTTCCTGTATGTCTAAGCCTTAGgaatagctcagaggtttaggtaaaTGGCTGTGaaaccacaggttgggagtttgattccccactgtgcctcctcagcaggagctagacttgatgatccatagggttccttccagatttgcagttcaaagattattattattattactacttcCACGTTCAACCTGCTTGACTTAAAAGCTATTAAATGAATTCTTCCCTCCTTCTTGAAGGATATGGGTATACTTTTTGAGACCAAGTGCGTCGACTGCTCACAACCTAGGGGATGAATCCACCTGACGTAGCCAGGCAGTCCAAGGCCTGAGATGTAGGGTGAAGAAGGAACACCCTTGTAAAATATCGGGAGGTGTGATTCTTTGCTGCCACCCAGCGGAACTAACAGGAAAAGGGAACTCAATCTTGCAAATAGGTAGGAGGATGAGATGCTCAACTTTTAGCAAAGCATTGTTTCTTCAAGGAAGACAAGCAAACTAGGGATCTAGCAGAAGAGGTTAGATCTCAATTCTTACTACAGCCCATTAGTTGCCTCGGCTCTTCCAACGGCTGCCTGTGATTCCTCAAACACTGCCAACTATTCAGGGCTTAGGAGCTGCCTGGGATAAACCTTGACCCGACAGGGTGGAGTTTCTGCAGGTAATAactcaaaatatctggaaggccaaaagcTGAGAATTTCTTATCATTCTCAATATGGTTGAATTCTGTTAAGGCTTCCAtgtttaggtttaaaaaaaaaaactgatatgctgaacaaagaagcacagaACTACGGAAGTTAAAGATGGCTAAGAAAGGGTAGCCAAATCATGAAAGATGGAGATGTTAATGCACGCCACAAGGGATCAAGGGAAAAACATAGCACAGTGGGCAGTCTGTACTCACAAGATCttttatgggtgtgtgtgtgggggggggtgcgcGAACCAACCTCAGGGCCACCTCTTAACATTTGTGACATGTATTGGTTGGGGAAGATTTTTCTATCCTTAACCTCGGAGAACAACTTCTTACTTTTAGATCATCCTAACCGCTCAATTCAAGGTGCAGGTAATGACTTTTAAATAACTAAAGGGTGTGGAATCTATGATCCCCAACGGAGCGCGTCTCCAGGCGCATGACAGGGCGTGAACGCACAGCACAGATCCGCAGCCACCGATATCTGCTGGGGAGGGCCTCCTCTCCGTGCCACCAGAAGCTGCAATGCATTTTATGGCAACAGGGAAGAGGAGCACATCTGATGTGGCCAAGGGTGCACAATGACCTCTCCTTGTCGGCCAGACGCACCGTGATGGTGAAGTTattttgccatcaagtcaaacctGAGTCCTTCCTAAATTTTGTGACTGACGGGGAGGGGGGAGTCTACCAGTCACAGGATGATCAGATTCGATGGGTTGAATGCACAGGGCAGATACTATTCTAAGCTGATATTACCGGTATTTTGCAGTGTTCGTATTACAACTTTAGATCCTTGAATTTAgagcaggatacaaatattttaataatagcTAAGGAACGAACTGCTGTGGTCTGTGCATCTAGAGTTTGCCACACCCTCCTCTTTGCCAGCAgcactcactccccccccccttagcacCTTCCTTCATTCTTTGGCAGGACAGTCTTCTGACATTATCTCAGGATTCACCTTGGCGGAGCGGGATGTCAACCTTGCCATAACGGATGGGCCTCCCATGGGGAGTGCCAAGAACGCCTCTGAATATTCATGGCCTCCTTGAACAGAGAACCCCTTCTACAGCCCACGCCCAAGCATTATCATATAAGAGCTTAATGATACTTTTGGCGGCTTtccatgttttgcttttaaaagcaagtgtgtgtgggggggatgctTTCCCGTTCTCTTCCCCGCAGGGACACAGGGAAGTGGTGTCAGAGCACCCACAATTCCTTGGAAGCCATAGATTGCTTCCAACCTGAAGTGGAAAAAAAGGTCAAGTTTCCCTCTTTGGAAGAACAACTATCTAAAAAGAATGAAGGTGTAATCAATGATCTGAAAGAAAGGGGCCCACTGTGCCAGCTGGCCATTGTGAGGCGTGAATTTACCCCCGTGCGGGCTGAGATAGCACTTCCAATACCGAAGGCGAGCACAACGTTATTAAGGGCACTGAAAGATAGGAGCTATCAGAGAAAAGAGGGCATGCCTGCTGAGAGTAAAAACTGCTGGTCACATCCGAGATGTCCTTCGAAAGGGAGGGTGTCTGGGCCGTAAGCTTCACGCCTGTATTTCTCCAGGTGTCATGTGGAAGAGAACGCTGTCAGCTATCCACTGCGAGGTGTGTGCAGACACTGAAGTGCAAGTCATTACAGATCCTGTGGgcctgccatttttaaaaagctactctTCTGAAGTTGATCTAAAAGCACTTTGTATagtccattattattattattattcacgtCATCATTATCACTATAAGAGAGACCTGCAAACTAAAACCTGGCTGGAGATTTAAAATTCACATCACTCTCTCTTGTCTCTTCAGCTCCTGATCCGTCTGTCACGTCCCCTTCTTAGCTCTCCTCTCCTTCTGCAACTTTGCCTCCTAGCATTCTCATTTCTATGGATCACTCCTGATCTTCTGTTTTTAAGACGACTGGTTCTTCAACCTGCCTCCTAAGGTCCTTCTGCCAAGCTGGTCCCTCCAGGAAGTCATAGCAGCCTCAGCCAAGGGCAAATCAATGGCCCTTAGGGTCAGTACAAGCTCGGCCAAGGGCAATCCTGTGACCTTCCCAGGTGCTGCTCTGTGACAGTGAGGCACCACAGGCCTCAATATGCCATCAATCAATGCCAAGACTCCACCCCTACAAAAACCATTCCAGCAAATTGCAGCGGAGATATGCTTATCTAATTATGAGTTTAGAGGCGAGGAGTGTCTTAATGGCTTCTTTCATCTGCTTGTCTTCTCTGGATCGCAGAACGGGGCCTCTAACCATAATGAAAAAGAACATATGAGACAGGTGTATCTTTATTTACAAGGTGTTCATATTTCTCCTGCTTTTTGTGAGATGCATGTTCAGAAGTGCAGAAGCAAAAGGAACTGCTGCCATTATTTCATGCAAAAGAAACCTGTTTTGTTATAGACTGAAGTTGCTTCTAATATTTAGGAAGAAGACAAAACATTTTTCCTTCCACTTCAGTGACCATTCCAGCCGCCTTCAAACACAAGAGGGCCCAGCTTCTGGCAAACTCAAACTGAGGTTGGCCTCCCTTTCTGGAACCGTGGAGGCACACGGATTGtctccagtgctttgcctgtttCCCCATCCTCTTCCTTGGGGCTTCGAAAGGGAATTCACCAGGGCTGCTCAGGGGTGGCTTGGGGCTCGGGCCTGGCCAGCCAAAGCCTTTCACTTTCGGGCATGGGCGTCGCAGACCTCACCACCGATATGGGCACCCGGATGGTGTCAAGACCGTTCACCTGCAATGTACaaggaagcagagatgggaaaggagCTCGGGTGGCACCCCTGGACCATACACCAGAGAGTTACAAGggtcaagaagaaaagaaagtgctTAAAGAAACACTGTGGTTGCCTGGCCTGGCCTGCTGGAGACCAACACCATTTTACAGTATGCATACATCAGCTAAAGAAGAATTCCCTTCgaggaaaaaaaaggacacaGATTTATGCAATATACACCCTACGCATCTATATACTGTTCTCCTCCCTCTGAATCATCTTGCCAACTTTGGTGGGACACAGAAGGCCTGGAAATGATGAAAGGGAAAAGTCGCAACACCTGGAGATCCTGAAAACCTTCCACTTGCCGGTCTACCCTTTCAAAACCCTCCTCCCCTCCAAACCTCTACACCCCACCCCAAACAGTACAGTCTGGCAGTCACTTTTGCTTTTAGGGAGTCCAACAACCGTGGCACCAATTATTTGGATCACCTCAGCCCTATTTGCACGGCCAACAACAAAATAGTCTTGCCCTTAAACAAAGCCTGCCAATGCAGCAGAAGCTGAACGCATACAACAGGGGAGAGCAACAGTCAGCTCGTACCTTATTAAGGAGATAAGAACgccaaccaaaacaaacaaaacattgaaaAGCTCTTGCAACAGGTGGTGACTGAGGACCATTTTTCACTTGCATCAACCATGCTTTCTGCCTCTCACTACACAGGGGCACTTAAGTTTTCGTTTCTGCATCCTCAGaatacatcatttatttatttatttattcaatttatatgccgcccacactacccagaggtctctgggcggcttacaataattaaaattcaatacagtaaaagataaaataattaaaatacaattaagatacaattaaaattgccatcagacccacagctaatattatttcaattaaaagccttctggaacaggaaggttttgacctggcgccgaaatgtcatcagcgtcggcgccagacgaatctcagtcgggagggcattccatagtctgggggcagctgccgaaaaggccctttgtctacaaaccgtccctcttacctccttaagggacggctctttcaacagggccccctggctagatcttaactgccgggtaggttcatatggaaggaggcggtccttcaggtatccagggcccaagccgtttagggctttatatgtcaaaacaagcactttgaattgggcccgggcagcaactggtagccaatgtaacttatacatgACCATATATATATCATGACCACGTCTGGTTCATACCGAAGGTTCATCTATTCCTGTGTCCTATTCCACCCCTCCCCTGCCATGCGGCCACCCGGATGCATCTACGGGTAGCCCACGAGCCAAGCATGAAGACAACAGCCCTGTGATGGGAGCCCTCCTCAGCACCTTCCACTCAACGGGTCCTTTTAAGCAGAaaagtagggtaaaaatattttcaatgaatACAAAAATAAGGGGTCTCCACCAGCCACCAGAGATGGTCACTGTCAGCTGACCTGTCTTTTGTGGCTCATCTCCAGCTGGACGTCCATCTGTGGTTCCACCTTTTTCAGAGCTGTCCCCAGCAGACCCAAGCACTGTGGAAAAGTGCCCCCAGAATACATGCCACTGTTGGCCTTACCGTGACATCGCACCAGTAATCACCCAACTGCGTAATCGGCTCGTCTGGCAGCTTCAGAGCATGCAGAGACACCACGACCCCgagctgaaagagagaaaaggcaacGTTATCAAGGGTGAGCCGCTTCCAACGGCACAAAGACACCACTTGGAAGGAGATCCCATTCCAAAGGGATAAAAGCTCCTTCCCCCTCTCTGTATGGTTCCAGACTGCAGAAGGCTCGTCCCCCCAGCCAGGATTAACCCTCTCAAATGCTCTGAAGAGCAAACCTTTTCTCAGCAGCCGATCCAAACTGTTcagcacaaaaaataaaaataaataaatcatggttTTGCCTTCTctcaaacactttttaaaaacagtctaaCGCTAAAGATGGCTGTCACTGTATCAGGGATCGCGTAACTTACAAGTGGTGTGAGTTTTGTTTGCTGTATTGAACTGGCACAAATATCAGTATTTTTTAAAGACATGCCCCTTTGTGTCTCTTGCTAGTTTTAACATAATGTGCCTGTCTCTGGAAGAGAGCACACTAAAGAGGGAACGCCTCGGGTAAGTTGGCATGCCActctacagttttttaaaaagttacttgtAGGTCCTGATGGCTGGAATGGGGGaaaagtgtttgtttgcttttagcaCAAGTTAATCAGCTGAATGGGCCAAGGACGTTTGCTATTTTGTGAATGGACACTCTTAAAAAGTGACAGAAGAGAGCTACCTGGGTTACTGAGCGTGTACAAGACTTCCAGGTGGCTGTAGGAGAGTGAAAAGGTTACAGATCAAAATATTACAATAAAACAACACATATTTTTGTTTGGAGAACACAGAGAAGGACAGAAGGAGGCAATGCCTCCTGATGAAACACCATCATCCCAACTTGCAAACATTTGCAACCTTGACCATGGaacacagaaagaaaatacaaatataaaagcGGCAAGACTCACATTCCGGTAAAATTGGTGAGCCACAATCTCATTGGTCAGCTCAAACTGGTCACAGTCATTCACTCCAATTTCAAGACTGCAGTTCTGCAGAAACCGAACCGTCTACAAGAAGGAAGAACACCAACATCCTTTAAAATCAGCCAGTGAAGGATTTAGGTTGACCTTATTTATACTGGCTGGTTGATGAATCATATTAACCTCACATGGAGAGCtggatggatagttcagtgagttggaaaggttgggagtctgattccccactgggccttggGCAAGATACACAGTCCTAGAGTGGCCCCAAAAGTagagactggtaaaccatttaaaaaataacaatttttttgttactctgcctCCCTTCTGGGGACTTTCTCCTCAAATTACACTTACTGTGTTTTGGAAGACATGCAGTAGCTCACCTTTATGGCAGAGTGACTTTGGAGTCTCGGCAGCTTTCCTTCAGCACGTAActaggggagagaaaaaaaacctaacatgagacagattctttgttttgctttgggctTGGTCCAGCTCCGCAGTTACTTTCCGCACAGCAGGCAAGGTGCACATAGTACAGTAATGCTACTCACTCGCTTTTCCTCCTCAAATATCTTCTTGTTCTCAGGGGAGGCATAAACAGCCTTGTTTTCGGCCAGAAGTATGTTACGACCAAACGACGGGTGTACTGAGACAAGATCACCACGATTTCCTACATCTGCAAACAAACAGAGCATTTTGTCTGCAAAGAATTACCCTTACTGAAAAGGGAATCCCGCtgcctgcctttttaaaaaagcacactcaACAAAGGTACGTCTCCACAATGTCacaaaattgaaataatattagctgtgggtctgatggcaattttaattgtattttaattgcattttaattattttatcttttactgtgttgaattttaattattgtaagccgcccagagacctctgggtagtgtgggcggcatataaattgaataaataaataaataataaataaaagcaataattaaGCATCCAGAGAAGGAGCCCAAAATTCCAGAGCTTCCCCTATGAAGGTAATTCTCCTGAGGAAGTAAACCTGTGTCTGCATTGCATTTCTTGAACCCCTAGGTGAGGGTCATATGAGGAAGTGCTCCTCCATGTGAAAAGTAAAAATCCCTGCACATAGAAAACTAGTAGAAAAGggatttttcctcctcctctgggagAAGAGTTCATGTTTACCCCTCCTGGAACAAGCCAGCATTCTAGTCCAGGTATCTGTCTTTTTTTACATAGAGAAGCACCTCACCAGGTAAACTCATATCTCCAGTCTTTGGCGGAACAGCCCAGATGATAGAGTAAGCCTTCTATGTTGCTACAGGGAGCGCTGAACCCTTTCCTTCCCAATCATTTACCCTGCTGCCTTTAACTCCAGACAAGAACTTATTCCTACATATCCCCACATGTTCAGGCAAACCAGGAACGTTTGACAGCAAATTCACCTCTCTTTAGGAAGCCCTAGTTTGATGTGAAAGGCTCCGTCCTTTCAAAGCAGAgtatacaaaagcaaaagcaCATTCTGCTCAATAAAGCATTGCTGTATAAAAGATGGAAGTCGAGCCACAGAGAATCTGCCTGGCCTGGGTCAGAAAAGGAAACCCACCCTCCACACAGTGTGTGAGGATCAGTTCCAGCGGTGGCTTCGGCACATGTTTGAGGTCCTCCACCAATCTGAAGACGCGATAGCGGCGATGCTTTATCCGAGGCGGACGCCCTTCCTTGCTCAGGGGCACTTGCCACCATCGTTCTACGATCACAGTTTCCTTAAAGGTAGAGACAGAGAACGTCAGTAACTGGTCCTACTCAGCCAAGTCCCTGT
This window contains:
- the MRPL9 gene encoding large ribosomal subunit protein bL9m, which codes for MLAAGLRGAARGALQAAGRPFNLPGPPSQLRGFRLSAARETVIVERWWQVPLSKEGRPPRIKHRRYRVFRLVEDLKHVPKPPLELILTHCVEDVGNRGDLVSVHPSFGRNILLAENKAVYASPENKKIFEEEKRLRAEGKLPRLQSHSAIKTVRFLQNCSLEIGVNDCDQFELTNEIVAHQFYRNLGVVVSLHALKLPDEPITQLGDYWCDVTVNGLDTIRVPISVVRSATPMPESERLWLARPEPQATPEQPW